A genomic segment from Variovorax paradoxus B4 encodes:
- the rplC gene encoding 50S ribosomal protein L3, with translation MSLSNSLGLLGRKVGMMRLFTDDGDAVPVTVVDVSNNRVTQIKSQETDGYVALQVTFGSRKASRVTKPQAGHLAKAGVEAGEIIREFRVTADTAGQHKAGGVIAASSVFSVGQKVDVQGTSIGKGYAGTIKRHNMSSQRASHGNSRSHNVPGSIGMAQDPGRVFPGKRMTGHLGDVTKTTQNLDVFRIDEARQLLLIKGAIPGSKGGFVTVRPAIKAKPQAAEGAK, from the coding sequence ATGAGTCTGAGCAACTCCCTCGGGTTGCTGGGCCGCAAGGTGGGGATGATGCGTCTCTTCACCGATGACGGGGACGCAGTTCCTGTCACGGTGGTGGATGTGTCCAACAACCGTGTGACCCAGATCAAGTCGCAAGAGACCGACGGCTACGTCGCACTGCAAGTGACGTTCGGTTCGCGCAAGGCATCGCGCGTGACCAAGCCCCAAGCCGGCCACCTCGCCAAGGCGGGTGTCGAAGCTGGTGAAATCATCCGCGAATTCCGCGTGACCGCCGATACCGCAGGCCAGCACAAGGCTGGTGGCGTCATCGCCGCGAGCAGCGTGTTCTCGGTGGGCCAGAAGGTCGACGTGCAAGGCACCTCGATCGGCAAGGGCTACGCCGGCACCATCAAGCGCCACAACATGAGCTCGCAACGCGCGTCGCACGGCAACAGCCGTTCGCACAACGTTCCCGGCTCGATCGGCATGGCACAAGACCCTGGTCGCGTGTTCCCCGGCAAGCGCATGACGGGCCATCTGGGCGATGTCACCAAGACCACCCAGAACCTCGACGTCTTCCGCATCGACGAAGCGCGTCAACTGTTGCTCATCAAGGGCGCGATCCCGGGTTCGAAGGGTGGCTTCGTCACCGTGCGTCCCGCCATCAAGGCCAAGCCGCAAGCGGCTGAAGGAGCGAAGTAA
- the rpsJ gene encoding 30S ribosomal protein S10: MATKQKIRIRLKAFDYKLIDQSAAEIVDTAKRTGAIVKGPVPLPTRMKRFDILRSPHVNKTSRDQLEIRTHQRLMDIVDPTDKTVDALMKLDLPAGVDVEIKLQ; the protein is encoded by the coding sequence ATGGCTACCAAGCAAAAAATCCGCATCCGCCTGAAGGCGTTCGACTACAAGCTGATCGACCAGTCGGCGGCCGAAATCGTTGATACCGCCAAGCGCACCGGCGCGATCGTCAAGGGCCCCGTGCCCCTGCCGACCCGCATGAAGCGTTTCGACATCCTGCGTTCGCCGCACGTCAACAAGACCTCGCGCGACCAGCTCGAGATCCGCACGCACCAGCGCCTGATGGACATCGTCGACCCGACCGACAAGACCGTGGACGCGCTGATGAAGCTCGACCTGCCGGCCGGCGTGGACGTCGAAATCAAGCTGCAGTAA
- the tuf gene encoding elongation factor Tu encodes MAKGKFTRTKPHVNVGTIGHVDHGKTTLTAAIATVLSAKFGGEAKAYDQIDAAPEEKARGITINTAHVEYETANRHYAHVDCPGHADYVKNMITGAAQMDGAILVCSAADGPMPQTREHILLARQVGVGYIIVFLNKCDMVDDAELLELVEMEVRELLDKYEFPGDDTPIIHGSAKLALEGDKGPLGEQAIMKLADALDTYIPTPERAVDGTFLMPVEDVFSISGRGTVVTGAVERGVIKVGEEIEIVGIRPTVKTTCTGVEMFRKLLDQGQAGDNVGVLLRGTKREEVERGQVLCKPGSIKPHTHFTAEVYVLSKDEGGRHTPFFNNYRPQFYFRTTDVTGAIELPKDKEMVMPGDNVSITVKLINPIAMEEGLRFAIREGGRTVGSGVVAKILDI; translated from the coding sequence ATGGCAAAAGGTAAATTCACCCGCACCAAGCCGCACGTGAACGTGGGCACGATCGGTCACGTTGACCACGGCAAGACCACGCTGACGGCGGCGATTGCCACCGTTCTGTCGGCCAAGTTCGGCGGCGAAGCCAAGGCCTACGACCAGATCGACGCGGCGCCCGAAGAAAAGGCCCGCGGCATCACCATCAACACCGCCCACGTCGAGTACGAAACGGCCAACCGCCACTACGCCCACGTCGACTGCCCCGGCCACGCCGACTACGTCAAGAACATGATCACCGGTGCCGCCCAGATGGACGGCGCCATCCTTGTGTGCTCGGCCGCCGACGGCCCCATGCCCCAGACCCGCGAGCACATCCTGCTGGCGCGCCAGGTGGGTGTGGGCTACATCATCGTGTTCCTGAACAAGTGCGACATGGTGGACGACGCCGAACTGCTCGAGCTCGTCGAAATGGAGGTGCGCGAACTGCTCGACAAGTACGAGTTCCCGGGCGACGACACCCCCATCATCCACGGCTCGGCCAAGCTCGCCCTCGAAGGCGACAAGGGCCCGCTGGGCGAGCAGGCCATCATGAAGCTGGCCGACGCCCTGGACACCTACATCCCGACGCCCGAGCGCGCCGTGGACGGCACCTTCCTGATGCCCGTGGAAGACGTGTTCTCGATCTCCGGCCGCGGCACCGTGGTGACCGGTGCTGTCGAGCGTGGCGTGATCAAGGTTGGCGAGGAAATCGAGATCGTCGGTATCCGTCCGACCGTCAAGACCACCTGCACCGGCGTGGAAATGTTCCGCAAGCTGCTGGACCAGGGCCAGGCTGGCGACAACGTCGGCGTGCTGCTGCGCGGCACCAAGCGCGAAGAAGTCGAGCGCGGCCAGGTGCTGTGCAAGCCCGGCTCGATCAAGCCGCACACGCACTTCACCGCCGAGGTGTACGTGCTGTCCAAGGACGAAGGCGGGCGTCACACGCCGTTCTTCAACAACTACCGTCCGCAGTTCTACTTCCGCACGACGGACGTGACCGGCGCGATCGAGCTGCCCAAGGACAAGGAAATGGTCATGCCCGGCGACAACGTCAGCATCACCGTGAAGCTGATCAACCCGATCGCGATGGAAGAAGGCCTGCGCTTCGCCATCCGCGAAGGCGGCCGCACCGTGGGTTCGGGCGTCGTGGCAAAGATCCTCGACATCTAA
- the fusA gene encoding elongation factor G yields the protein MSRKTPIERYRNIGISAHIDAGKTTTTERILFYTGVNHKIGEVHDGAATMDWMEQEQERGITITSAATTCFWKGMAGKFDEHRINIIDTPGHVDFTIEVERSMRVLDGAVMVYDAVGGVQPQSETVWRQANKYKVPRLAFVNKMDRTGADFLRVRQMMVDRLKANPVVIQIPIGAEEHFQGIVDLVKMKAIIWDEDKGVTFTYGEIPANLTDVCNEYREKLVEAAAEASEELMNKYLEGNELTEEEIKKAIRQRTIAGEIQPMLCGSAFKNKGVQAMLDAVVEYMPAPTDIPPVNGLDEDEAPVTRKADDNEKFSALAFKLMTDPFVGQLTFVRVYSGVLTKGDSVYNPVRGKKERIGRIVQMHANNREEVNEIRAGDIAACVGLKEVTTGETLCDPAAIVTLERMVFPESVISQAVEPKTKADQEKMGIALQRLAQEDPSFRVKTDEESGQTIIAGMGELHLEIIVDRMKREFGVEANVGKPQVAYRETIRKTVEEAEGKFVRQSGGKGQYGHVVLKLEPQEAGKGFEFVDAIKGGVVPREYIPAVEKGVVEALTQGVLAGYPVVDVKVTLHFGSYHDVDSNEMAFKMAAIFGFKEGARKANPVILEPMMAVEVETPEDYAGNVMGDLSSRRGMVQGMDDMIGGGKSIKAEVPLSEMFGYSTTLRSMSQGRATYTMEFKHYAEAPRNVAEAIVAARAK from the coding sequence ATGTCCCGCAAGACCCCCATCGAGCGCTACCGCAACATCGGCATCTCCGCGCACATCGACGCCGGCAAGACCACGACGACCGAGCGCATCCTGTTCTACACCGGTGTGAACCACAAGATCGGTGAAGTGCACGATGGCGCCGCCACGATGGACTGGATGGAGCAGGAGCAGGAGCGTGGCATCACGATCACCTCGGCTGCCACCACCTGCTTCTGGAAGGGCATGGCCGGCAAGTTCGACGAACACCGCATCAACATCATCGACACCCCCGGCCACGTGGACTTCACGATTGAAGTCGAGCGCTCGATGCGCGTGCTGGACGGCGCCGTCATGGTGTACGACGCGGTCGGCGGCGTGCAGCCCCAGTCGGAAACCGTCTGGCGCCAGGCCAACAAGTACAAGGTTCCGCGCCTTGCGTTCGTCAACAAGATGGACCGCACCGGCGCCGACTTCCTGCGCGTGCGCCAGATGATGGTGGACCGCCTGAAGGCCAACCCTGTCGTGATCCAGATCCCGATCGGTGCCGAAGAGCACTTCCAGGGCATCGTCGACCTCGTGAAGATGAAGGCGATCATCTGGGACGAGGACAAGGGCGTGACCTTCACCTACGGTGAAATCCCCGCGAACCTGACCGACGTCTGCAACGAATACCGCGAAAAGCTCGTCGAAGCCGCTGCCGAAGCGAGCGAAGAGCTGATGAACAAGTACCTCGAAGGCAACGAGCTGACCGAGGAAGAAATCAAGAAGGCCATCCGCCAGCGCACCATCGCCGGCGAGATCCAGCCGATGCTGTGCGGCTCGGCCTTCAAGAACAAGGGCGTGCAGGCCATGCTCGACGCCGTCGTCGAATACATGCCGGCACCGACCGACATTCCCCCGGTCAACGGCCTCGACGAAGACGAAGCGCCCGTCACCCGCAAGGCTGACGACAACGAGAAGTTCTCGGCGCTCGCGTTCAAGCTGATGACCGACCCGTTCGTGGGCCAGCTGACCTTCGTGCGCGTCTACTCGGGCGTGCTGACCAAGGGCGACAGCGTTTACAACCCGGTGCGCGGCAAGAAGGAGCGCATCGGCCGTATCGTGCAGATGCACGCGAACAACCGCGAAGAAGTCAACGAAATCCGCGCCGGCGACATCGCCGCCTGCGTGGGCCTGAAGGAAGTCACCACGGGCGAAACCCTGTGCGACCCCGCGGCCATCGTGACGCTCGAGCGCATGGTGTTCCCGGAATCGGTGATCTCGCAGGCCGTCGAGCCCAAGACCAAGGCCGACCAGGAAAAGATGGGCATCGCCCTGCAGCGCCTCGCTCAGGAAGACCCGTCGTTCCGCGTCAAGACCGACGAGGAATCGGGCCAGACCATCATCGCCGGCATGGGCGAGCTGCACCTCGAAATCATCGTGGACCGCATGAAGCGCGAGTTCGGCGTGGAAGCCAACGTGGGCAAGCCGCAGGTGGCTTACCGCGAAACGATCCGCAAGACCGTCGAAGAAGCCGAAGGCAAGTTCGTTCGCCAGTCGGGCGGCAAGGGCCAGTACGGCCACGTCGTGCTCAAGCTCGAGCCGCAGGAAGCCGGCAAGGGCTTCGAGTTCGTCGACGCCATCAAGGGCGGCGTGGTTCCTCGCGAATACATCCCCGCGGTGGAAAAGGGCGTTGTGGAAGCGCTGACGCAGGGCGTGCTGGCGGGCTACCCCGTCGTCGACGTCAAGGTCACGCTGCACTTCGGCTCGTACCACGACGTGGACTCGAACGAAATGGCGTTCAAGATGGCCGCGATCTTCGGTTTCAAGGAAGGCGCCCGCAAGGCCAACCCCGTGATCCTCGAGCCGATGATGGCCGTGGAAGTCGAAACCCCCGAAGACTACGCCGGCAACGTGATGGGCGACCTCTCGTCACGCCGCGGCATGGTGCAGGGCATGGACGACATGATCGGTGGCGGCAAGTCCATCAAGGCTGAAGTGCCGCTGTCGGAAATGTTCGGCTACTCGACCACGCTGCGTTCGATGTCGCAAGGCCGCGCCACGTACACGATGGAGTTCAAGCACTACGCCGAAGCCCCCCGTAACGTTGCCGAAGCCATCGTGGCTGCTCGCGCTAAGTAA
- the rpsG gene encoding 30S ribosomal protein S7 yields the protein MPRRREVPKREILPDPKYGNVELSKFMNVIMEGGKKAIAERIIYGALDFIEKKNPDKDPLEAFTVAINNVKPMVEVKSRRVGGANYQVPVEVRPVRRLALSMRWIKEAARKRGEKSMALRLANELMEATEGRGGAMKKRDEVHRMAEANRAFSHFRF from the coding sequence ATGCCACGTCGTCGCGAAGTCCCCAAACGTGAAATCCTGCCGGATCCCAAGTACGGCAATGTCGAGCTGTCGAAGTTCATGAACGTGATCATGGAAGGCGGCAAGAAGGCGATCGCCGAGCGCATCATTTATGGCGCGCTCGACTTCATCGAAAAGAAGAACCCTGACAAGGACCCGCTCGAAGCTTTCACCGTTGCCATCAACAACGTGAAGCCGATGGTCGAAGTCAAGTCGCGCCGCGTCGGTGGTGCGAACTACCAGGTGCCGGTCGAAGTGCGTCCCGTGCGCCGTCTGGCGCTCTCGATGCGCTGGATCAAGGAAGCCGCTCGCAAGCGCGGCGAGAAGTCGATGGCCCTGCGTCTGGCCAACGAACTGATGGAAGCCACGGAAGGCCGTGGCGGTGCCATGAAGAAGCGCGACGAAGTGCACCGCATGGCAGAAGCCAACCGGGCATTCAGCCACTTCCGCTTCTAA
- the rpsL gene encoding 30S ribosomal protein S12: MPTINQLVRQGRTVEKINSKSPAMQNSPQRRGVCTRVYTTTPKKPNSALRKVAKVRLTNGFEVISYIGGEGHNLQEHSVVLVRGGRVKDLPGVRYHIVRGSLDLQGVKDRKQSRSKYGAKRPKKA, translated from the coding sequence ATGCCAACCATCAATCAACTGGTGCGTCAGGGTCGAACGGTCGAAAAGATCAATTCGAAGAGCCCTGCCATGCAGAACTCGCCGCAACGCCGCGGTGTCTGCACCCGCGTCTACACCACGACGCCCAAGAAGCCCAACTCGGCGCTTCGTAAGGTTGCCAAGGTCCGTCTGACCAATGGCTTCGAAGTCATCTCCTACATCGGCGGCGAAGGCCACAACCTGCAGGAACACAGCGTCGTGCTGGTTCGCGGCGGTCGTGTCAAGGACTTGCCCGGTGTCCGCTACCACATCGTGCGCGGTTCGCTCGACCTGCAAGGCGTGAAAGACCGCAAGCAGTCGCGCTCCAAGTACGGCGCGAAGCGTCCCAAGAAGGCTTAA
- a CDS encoding D-alanyl-D-alanine carboxypeptidase family protein, with protein sequence MNRFLDAFRALVLGAAASVCMIAAAQVPAPPEIAARSYLLLDVTANQILAQKDIDSPVEPASLTKLMSAYIVFDALRAKKITLTQTMPVSQRAWKMPGSRMFIDPKMQVPVEDLIKGLIVQSGNDATVALAEGVGGTVEHFVELMNAQAKALGMKNTTYKNPEGLTAPGHTTTARDLSILATRLVRDFPEEAKYYAIKKYRYPGTPSTNDTNRNLLLFRDPTVDGLKTGHTEAAGYCMIATAKRDFPNLTGGRRLLSIVLGTSGETVRANESQKLLNWGYTAYDAVRLFDAGQPAATPAVWKGKANTLKLGRPEAIVVAVPAGTANKIKTQVARPDPLVAPFTKYQPVGSLKVTLDDQPLADVPLVALEGVEQAGVLGRAWDAVRLWIK encoded by the coding sequence ATGAATCGTTTTCTTGACGCGTTTCGCGCGCTGGTGCTGGGCGCCGCCGCATCGGTTTGCATGATTGCCGCTGCCCAGGTGCCGGCGCCGCCCGAAATTGCCGCGCGCAGCTACCTGCTGCTCGATGTCACGGCCAACCAGATCCTCGCGCAGAAGGACATCGACAGCCCGGTCGAGCCGGCGTCGCTCACCAAGCTGATGTCGGCCTACATCGTGTTCGACGCGCTGCGCGCCAAGAAGATCACGCTGACCCAGACGATGCCGGTCAGCCAGCGCGCCTGGAAGATGCCCGGCTCGCGCATGTTCATCGATCCCAAGATGCAGGTGCCGGTCGAAGACCTGATCAAGGGGCTCATCGTGCAGTCGGGCAACGACGCCACCGTGGCGCTGGCCGAAGGCGTGGGCGGCACCGTGGAGCATTTCGTCGAGCTCATGAATGCGCAGGCCAAGGCGCTGGGAATGAAGAACACGACCTACAAGAACCCCGAAGGCCTCACCGCGCCCGGCCACACCACCACGGCGCGCGACCTGAGCATCCTCGCGACGCGCCTGGTGCGCGACTTCCCGGAGGAAGCCAAGTACTACGCGATCAAGAAATACCGCTACCCGGGCACGCCGTCGACCAACGACACCAACCGCAACCTGCTGCTGTTCCGCGACCCGACCGTCGACGGCCTCAAGACCGGCCACACCGAAGCGGCCGGCTACTGCATGATCGCCACCGCCAAGCGCGACTTCCCCAACCTGACCGGCGGGCGCCGGCTGCTGTCGATCGTGCTGGGCACCTCGGGCGAAACCGTGCGCGCGAACGAGTCGCAAAAGCTCCTGAACTGGGGCTATACCGCCTACGACGCGGTGCGCCTGTTCGATGCCGGCCAGCCGGCCGCCACACCCGCGGTCTGGAAGGGCAAGGCCAACACGCTCAAGCTGGGCCGCCCGGAAGCCATCGTGGTCGCGGTACCGGCCGGTACCGCCAACAAGATCAAGACCCAGGTGGCGCGCCCCGATCCACTGGTGGCGCCGTTCACCAAATACCAGCCGGTGGGCTCGCTCAAGGTGACCCTGGACGACCAGCCCCTGGCGGACGTGCCGCTGGTGGCGCTGGAAGGCGTCGAGCAGGCGGGCGTCCTTGGCCGCGCCTGGGATGCCGTGCGGCTCTGGATCAAGTGA
- a CDS encoding alpha/beta hydrolase produces MNSQTEKIRLQGAAGVIEVQRNQPSDAARGIAVIAHPHPLFGGTMDNKVVQTLARAFVSCGWTAVRFNFRGVGASEGVHDEGRGECEDMLNVVAQLAPEGPLAIAGFSFGAFVASCAAEKLWAARDVRQLVLVGTAASRFSVATLPAEAHERTLVVHGEADDTVPLAAVMDWARPQSLPVTVIPGGGHFFHGQLPLLKSLVVRHLRAGIA; encoded by the coding sequence ATGAATTCCCAGACCGAAAAGATCCGCCTCCAGGGCGCCGCCGGCGTCATCGAGGTGCAGCGCAATCAGCCGTCCGATGCCGCGCGCGGCATCGCCGTGATCGCCCATCCGCATCCGCTGTTCGGCGGCACCATGGACAACAAGGTGGTGCAGACCCTGGCGCGCGCGTTCGTCTCCTGCGGCTGGACCGCGGTGCGCTTCAACTTCCGCGGCGTGGGTGCGAGCGAAGGCGTGCACGACGAGGGGCGCGGCGAGTGCGAGGACATGCTGAACGTCGTTGCCCAGCTCGCGCCCGAGGGCCCGCTGGCCATTGCCGGCTTTTCGTTCGGCGCCTTCGTGGCCAGCTGCGCAGCCGAAAAGCTCTGGGCTGCCCGCGACGTGCGGCAGCTCGTGCTCGTTGGAACGGCGGCTTCGCGCTTCTCCGTGGCCACGCTGCCGGCCGAGGCGCACGAGCGCACGCTGGTGGTCCACGGCGAGGCCGACGACACGGTGCCGCTGGCGGCGGTCATGGACTGGGCGCGGCCGCAGTCACTCCCTGTCACGGTTATTCCGGGGGGCGGCCATTTCTTTCACGGACAATTGCCGCTCCTCAAAAGTCTGGTTGTCCGCCATCTTCGCGCAGGCATCGCATGA
- a CDS encoding (2Fe-2S) ferredoxin domain-containing protein → MPTSSSAAPRGYYGRHIFFCLNERKNGEDCCALHNAQEGFDRCKAKVKEAGLAGPGKVRVNKAGCLDRCAGGPVAVVYPEAVWYTFVDADDIDEIVESHLKNGQVVERLLLPPDVGR, encoded by the coding sequence ATGCCCACTTCCTCTTCCGCCGCGCCGCGCGGCTACTACGGTCGCCACATCTTCTTCTGCCTGAACGAGCGCAAGAACGGGGAAGACTGCTGCGCCCTGCACAACGCCCAGGAAGGTTTCGACCGCTGCAAGGCGAAGGTCAAGGAGGCGGGGCTGGCCGGCCCCGGCAAGGTGCGCGTCAACAAGGCGGGCTGCCTCGACCGTTGCGCTGGTGGACCGGTGGCGGTGGTCTATCCCGAAGCGGTCTGGTACACCTTCGTCGATGCCGACGACATCGACGAGATCGTCGAGTCGCATCTGAAGAATGGCCAGGTCGTCGAGCGCCTGTTGCTGCCTCCCGATGTCGGCCGCTGA
- a CDS encoding VanZ family protein, whose protein sequence is METQHKTAALPLALAYAALIVYASLYPFADWRDQGIAPWAYLSASWPKYWTGFDFAVNVGGYVPFGFLCALAALRTRHDASVWRAVLRATVAGAAVAFAMETLQSYLPARIPSNVDLGLNTSGALLGALLAAGLERLGAVAHWSRTRSQWFVDDSRGALVLLALWPLALLFPAAVTFGLGQVFERLEVAISEWLLDTPFIDWMPLRQFELEPLVPAVELLCVMLGALVPCLLAFMVTRTVARRAVLLPLTLLAGIGASALSAALSYGPEHAWAWLGLPVQVGIATALVAGVLLLGAPRRLCAALLLVGLVIQLSLLNQAPESAYFAQTLATWEQGRFIRFHGLAQWLGWLWPFAVLAYVVATLSRRGRPAG, encoded by the coding sequence GTGGAGACGCAGCACAAAACCGCCGCGCTGCCCCTGGCGCTCGCCTATGCGGCGCTGATCGTCTATGCCAGCCTGTACCCGTTTGCCGACTGGCGCGACCAGGGCATTGCGCCGTGGGCCTACCTGTCGGCGTCGTGGCCCAAGTACTGGACGGGCTTCGATTTCGCGGTCAACGTGGGCGGCTACGTGCCGTTCGGCTTCCTGTGTGCGCTGGCGGCGCTGCGAACAAGGCACGACGCGAGCGTCTGGCGTGCGGTGCTGCGCGCAACGGTGGCCGGCGCAGCCGTGGCATTCGCGATGGAAACGCTGCAGAGCTATCTCCCCGCGCGCATTCCTTCCAATGTCGACCTGGGCCTGAACACCTCTGGCGCGCTGCTGGGCGCCCTGCTGGCGGCCGGGCTGGAGCGGCTCGGCGCAGTCGCGCACTGGAGCCGCACGCGTTCGCAGTGGTTCGTCGACGACTCCCGCGGCGCGCTGGTGCTGCTCGCGCTGTGGCCCCTGGCGCTGCTGTTCCCGGCCGCCGTGACCTTCGGGCTCGGCCAGGTGTTCGAGCGGCTCGAAGTCGCGATTTCGGAGTGGCTGCTCGACACGCCCTTCATCGACTGGATGCCGCTGCGCCAGTTCGAACTGGAGCCGCTGGTGCCCGCCGTCGAGCTGCTGTGCGTGATGCTCGGCGCCCTGGTGCCGTGCCTGCTGGCTTTCATGGTGACGCGCACGGTCGCCCGGCGTGCCGTGCTGCTGCCGCTCACGCTGCTGGCGGGCATCGGCGCCTCGGCGCTGTCGGCGGCGTTGAGCTACGGCCCCGAGCACGCATGGGCCTGGCTGGGCCTGCCGGTGCAGGTCGGTATCGCAACGGCACTCGTTGCCGGTGTGCTGCTGCTCGGAGCGCCGCGCCGGCTGTGCGCGGCCTTGCTGCTGGTGGGCCTGGTGATCCAGCTGAGCCTGCTGAACCAGGCACCCGAGAGCGCGTATTTCGCACAGACCCTCGCCACCTGGGAGCAGGGGCGCTTCATTCGCTTCCACGGCCTGGCACAGTGGCTGGGATGGCTCTGGCCGTTCGCGGTGCTCGCCTATGTGGTGGCCACGCTGTCGCGCCGGGGGCGGCCGGCAGGCTGA
- a CDS encoding CopD family protein: MLWVKSLHIVFIASWFAGLFYLPRIFVNLAMVPPESVAERERLLLMARKLLRFTTFLAIPALGFGLWLWLGYGIGRGPGNGWMHAKLALVLAVIGYHHACGALLRRFVAGGTQRNDRWYRWFNELPVLLLLGIVVLVVVKPF; encoded by the coding sequence ATGCTCTGGGTTAAATCTCTTCACATCGTCTTCATTGCAAGCTGGTTCGCGGGGTTGTTCTACCTCCCCCGGATCTTCGTCAACCTGGCGATGGTGCCGCCCGAGTCCGTGGCCGAACGCGAGCGCTTGCTTCTGATGGCGCGCAAGCTTTTGCGCTTCACGACCTTCCTGGCCATTCCGGCGCTGGGTTTCGGCCTCTGGCTCTGGCTGGGCTATGGCATCGGGCGCGGCCCCGGCAACGGCTGGATGCATGCCAAGCTGGCGCTGGTGCTCGCAGTGATCGGATATCACCATGCCTGCGGCGCGCTGCTGCGCCGTTTCGTGGCCGGAGGCACGCAGCGCAACGACCGCTGGTATCGCTGGTTCAATGAACTGCCGGTCCTGCTGCTGCTCGGCATCGTGGTGCTGGTGGTCGTCAAGCCGTTCTGA
- the hemB gene encoding porphobilinogen synthase, translating to MTPSSFAMYPAGRPRRLRRDSFTRNLVREHALTAHDLIYPVFVQEGEKKRDAVPSMPGVDRLSLDLLLPVAEQCVEAGIPVMALFPVIDASLKTPAGDEAFNPDGLIPRVVAALKSRFPELGVMTDVALDPYTSHGQDGLLDDTGYILNDATVEVLVKQALTQSQAGVDIVAPSDMMDGRIGAIRTALEARGDIHTRIMAYSAKYASAFYGPFRDAVGSAATLGRSNKKVYQMDPGNSDEALREVGLDIAEGADMVMVKPGMPYLDIVRRVKDEFHVPTFAYQVSGEYAMLKAAAQNGWLDHDAVVLESLLAFKRAGADGVLTYFALDAVRLLQKQ from the coding sequence ATGACGCCATCTTCCTTTGCCATGTACCCCGCAGGCCGGCCGCGCCGCCTGCGCCGCGATAGCTTCACCCGCAACCTGGTCAGGGAGCATGCGCTGACGGCGCACGACCTCATCTACCCGGTATTCGTGCAGGAAGGCGAGAAAAAACGCGACGCCGTGCCTTCGATGCCTGGCGTGGATCGCCTGAGCCTCGACCTGCTGCTGCCGGTGGCGGAGCAGTGCGTGGAGGCCGGCATCCCGGTGATGGCGCTCTTTCCGGTGATCGATGCCAGCCTCAAGACCCCCGCGGGCGACGAGGCCTTCAATCCCGACGGGTTGATTCCCCGGGTGGTCGCCGCGCTCAAGTCGCGCTTTCCGGAACTCGGCGTGATGACCGACGTGGCGCTCGACCCCTACACCAGCCACGGGCAGGACGGCCTGCTCGACGACACGGGCTACATCCTCAACGACGCCACCGTTGAAGTGCTGGTGAAGCAGGCGCTCACACAGTCGCAAGCTGGCGTCGACATCGTGGCGCCCAGCGACATGATGGACGGCCGCATCGGCGCGATCCGCACGGCGCTGGAGGCCCGCGGCGACATCCATACCCGCATCATGGCCTACAGCGCCAAGTACGCGAGCGCCTTCTACGGCCCGTTCCGCGATGCCGTGGGCTCGGCCGCGACGCTCGGCAGGAGCAACAAGAAGGTCTACCAGATGGACCCGGGCAACAGCGACGAGGCGCTGCGCGAGGTCGGGCTCGACATTGCCGAAGGCGCCGACATGGTGATGGTCAAGCCCGGCATGCCGTACCTGGACATCGTGCGCCGCGTGAAAGACGAATTTCACGTGCCGACCTTCGCCTACCAGGTGAGCGGCGAATACGCGATGCTCAAGGCGGCCGCCCAGAACGGCTGGCTCGACCACGACGCGGTGGTGCTCGAAAGCCTGCTCGCCTTCAAGCGCGCCGGCGCCGATGGCGTGCTCACCTACTTTGCGCTCGACGCCGTGCGTTTGCTACAAAAACAATAG